In Mycobacterium branderi, the DNA window AGGCGATCATCACCGCGCTGGGCACCGGGATTCACGACGAGTTCGACATCTCCAAGCTGCGCTACCACAAGATCGTGCTGATGGCCGACGCCGACGTGGACGGCCAGCACATTTCGACGCTGCTGCTGACTCTGCTGTTTCGGTTCATGCGGCCGCTGATCGAAAACGGTCACGTGTTCTTGGCGCAGCCGCCGCTGTACAAGCTGAAGTGGCAGCGCAGCGACCCGGAGTTCGCCTACTCCGACCGCGAGCGCGACGGCCTGCTCGAGGCGGGGCTCAAGGCGGGCAAGAAGATCAACAAGGACGACGGCATTCAGCGCTACAAGGGTCTTGGCGAGATGGACGCCAAGGAATTGTGGGAGACCACGATGGACCCGTCGGTGCGGGTGCTGCGTCAGGTCACCCTCGACGACGCTGCCGCGGCCGACGAGCTGTTCTCCATCCTGATGGGCGAGGACGTCGACGCCCGCCGCAGTTTTATTACCCGCAATGCCAAAGACGTTCGCTTCTTGGATGTTTAAGGGACTAAATGACTGACACCACGCTGCCTCCGGGCGGTGACGCCGCCGATCGCGTCGAGCCGGTCGACATTCAGCAGGAGATGCAGCGCAGCTACATCGACTACGCGATGAGCGTGATCGTGGGGCGTGCGCTGCCCGAGGTTCGCGACGGCCTCAAGCCGGTGCACCGCCGGGTGCTCTACGCGATGTTCGACTCGGGGTTCCGCCCGGACCGCAGCCACGCGAAATCGGCGCGCTCCGTTGCTGAAACGATGGGCAACTACCACCCGCACGGCGATGCGTCGATCTACGACACCCTGGTGCGGATGGCGCAGCCGTGGTCGCTGCGGTACCCGCTGGTCGACGGCCAGGGCAACTTCGGCTCGCCGGGCAACGACCCACCGGCCGCGATGAGGTACACCGAAGCCCGGCTGACGCCGCTGGCCATGGAGATGCTGCGCGAAATCGACGAGGAGACAGTCGATTTCATCCCCAACTACGACGGCCGGGTGCAGGAGCCGACCGTGCTGCCCAGCCGGTTCCCCAACCTGCTGGCCAACGGATCGGGCGGCATCGCGGTCGGCATGGCCACCAACATCCCGCCGCACAACCTGCGCGAGCTCGCCGAGGCGGTGTTCTGGTGCCTGGAGAACTTCGACGCCGACGAAGAGGCGACGCTCAAGGCCGTCACCAAAAAGGTCAAGGGCCCGGACTTCCCGACAGCCGGTTTGATCGTCGGCTCGCAAGGCATCGCCGACGCGTACGCCACCGGCCGCGGCTCCATCCGGATGCGCGGAGTCGCTGAGATAGAAGGAGATTCGCGCGGGCGCACCTCGCTGGTGATCACCGAGCTGCCGTATCAGGTCAACCACGACAACTTCATCACCTCGATCGCCGAGCAGGTCCGCGACGGCAAGCTCGCCGGCATCGCCAACATCGAAGACCAGTCCAGCGATCGCGTCGGGCTGCGCATCGTCATCGAGCTCAAGCGCGACGCCGTCGCCAAGGTGGTGTTGAACAACCTCTACAAGCACACTCAGCTGCAGACCAGCTTCGGCGCCAACATGCTGGCCATCGTCGACGGGGTGCCGCGCACGCTGCGGCTCGACCAGCTGATCCGCCACTACGTCGACCACCAGCTCGACGTCATCGTGCGTCGCACCACCTATCGACTGCGAAAAGCCAACGAGCGGGCCCACATTCTGCGCGGTCTGGTCAAGGCGCTCGACGCGCTCGACGAGGTGATCGCGTTGATCCGGGCGTCGGAAACCGTCGACATCGCGCGGCAGGGCTTGATCGAGCTGCTCGACATCGACGAGATCCAGGCGCAGGCCATCCTCGACATGCAGCTGCGCCGCCTGGCGGCGTTGGAGCGTCAGCGCATCATCGACGACCTGGCCAAGATCGAAGCCGAAATCGCCGATCTGGAAGACATTCTCGCGAAACCCGAGCGCCAGCGCGGCATCGTGCGCGACGAGCTCAAAGAGATCGTCGACAAGCACGGCGATGACCGCCGCACCCGCATCGTGGCCGCCGACGGCGATGTCAGCGACGAGGACCTGATCGCTCGCGAGGACGTCGTCGTCACCATCACCGAGACGGGCTACGCCAAGCGCACCAAGACTGACCTGTACCGCAGCCAGAAGCGCGGCGGCAAGGGCGTTCAGGGCGCGGGCCTCAAGCAGGACGACATCGTCGCGCATTTCTTCGTCTGCTCGACGCACGACTGGATCCTGTTCTTCACTACCCAGGGCCGGGTGTACCGGGCCAAGGCCTACGACCTGCCCGAGGCGTCGCGGACTGCGCGCGGCCAGCATGTGGCCAACCTGCTCGCGTTCCAGCCCGAGGAGCGCATCGCGCAGGTCATCCAGATCCGCAGCTACGAGGACGCGCCGTATCTGGTGCTGGCGACCCGCAACGGCCTGGTCAAGAAGACCAAGCTGACCGACTTCGACTCCAACCGCTCAGGCGGGATCGTCGCGATCAACCTGCGCGACGGCGACGAACTGGTCGGAGCGGTGCTGTGTTCGGCCGACGACGACCTTTTGCTGGTCTCGGCCAACGGCCAGTCCATCCGGTTCTCGGCCACCGACGAGGCGCTGCGCCCGATGGGCCGCGCCACCTCGGGTGTGCAGGGCATGCGGTTCAACGCCGACGACTACCTGCTGTCGCTGAACGTGGTCCGCGAAGGCACATACCTGCTGGTCGCGACGTCGGGAGGGTATGCCAAGCGCACCGCGATCGAGGAGTACACGACGCAGGGCCGCGGCGGTAAGGGCATCTTGACCATTCAGTACGACACCCGGCGTGGCAAGCTGGTTGGGGCGTTGAT includes these proteins:
- the gyrA gene encoding DNA gyrase subunit A; protein product: MTDTTLPPGGDAADRVEPVDIQQEMQRSYIDYAMSVIVGRALPEVRDGLKPVHRRVLYAMFDSGFRPDRSHAKSARSVAETMGNYHPHGDASIYDTLVRMAQPWSLRYPLVDGQGNFGSPGNDPPAAMRYTEARLTPLAMEMLREIDEETVDFIPNYDGRVQEPTVLPSRFPNLLANGSGGIAVGMATNIPPHNLRELAEAVFWCLENFDADEEATLKAVTKKVKGPDFPTAGLIVGSQGIADAYATGRGSIRMRGVAEIEGDSRGRTSLVITELPYQVNHDNFITSIAEQVRDGKLAGIANIEDQSSDRVGLRIVIELKRDAVAKVVLNNLYKHTQLQTSFGANMLAIVDGVPRTLRLDQLIRHYVDHQLDVIVRRTTYRLRKANERAHILRGLVKALDALDEVIALIRASETVDIARQGLIELLDIDEIQAQAILDMQLRRLAALERQRIIDDLAKIEAEIADLEDILAKPERQRGIVRDELKEIVDKHGDDRRTRIVAADGDVSDEDLIAREDVVVTITETGYAKRTKTDLYRSQKRGGKGVQGAGLKQDDIVAHFFVCSTHDWILFFTTQGRVYRAKAYDLPEASRTARGQHVANLLAFQPEERIAQVIQIRSYEDAPYLVLATRNGLVKKTKLTDFDSNRSGGIVAINLRDGDELVGAVLCSADDDLLLVSANGQSIRFSATDEALRPMGRATSGVQGMRFNADDYLLSLNVVREGTYLLVATSGGYAKRTAIEEYTTQGRGGKGILTIQYDTRRGKLVGALIVDDDSEVYAITSGGGVIRTAARQVRKAGRQTKGVRLMNLGEGDTLLAIARNAEEAAAADGESGTEPGA